In a genomic window of Aeromicrobium panaciterrae:
- a CDS encoding citrate synthase: MTDNQTLTVRDNRTGEEYELPIVDGTVRAADFGKIGKGEDTPGLAVYDPGFLNTASTRSAVTFIDGDKGILEYRGYPIEQLAENSTFLEVAYLLIHGELPTQEQHEKWVHEITFHTFVHENLKSQLQGFRYDAHPMGMLLSSVGALSTFYPEARNIHDPKVRHDQVVRLIAKMPTLGAWSFRHAQGKPYVYPDNDLSYTENFLSMLFKMSEQKYNPDPRLAKALEVLFILHADHEQNCSTNAVRAVGSSQVDPYSAVSSGVAALYGPLHGGANEAVLKMLKRIGTPDKIPAFIEGVKKGDEKLMGFGHRVYKNFDPRATIIKKAVDDVFEVTGVNPLLEIAQELERIALEDEYFISRKLYPNVDFYSGLIYEALKFPPEMFTVLFAIPRTAGWLAQWLELVDDKEQKIARPKQIYTGDRQLEFVPAAKRWS; this comes from the coding sequence GTGACCGACAACCAGACCCTGACCGTACGCGACAACCGCACGGGCGAGGAGTACGAGCTCCCGATCGTCGACGGCACCGTACGCGCAGCCGATTTCGGCAAGATCGGGAAGGGCGAAGACACGCCCGGCCTCGCGGTCTATGACCCCGGCTTCCTCAACACCGCCTCGACCCGTAGCGCCGTGACGTTCATCGACGGCGACAAGGGCATCCTCGAGTACCGCGGCTACCCCATCGAGCAGCTTGCTGAGAACTCGACGTTCCTCGAAGTTGCCTACCTGCTGATCCACGGCGAGCTGCCCACACAGGAGCAGCACGAGAAGTGGGTGCACGAGATCACGTTCCACACGTTCGTGCACGAGAACCTCAAGTCGCAGCTGCAGGGCTTCCGTTACGACGCGCACCCCATGGGCATGCTGCTGTCGAGCGTCGGCGCGCTGTCGACGTTCTACCCCGAGGCACGCAACATCCACGACCCCAAGGTCCGCCACGACCAGGTCGTACGCCTGATCGCCAAGATGCCGACTCTCGGCGCTTGGTCGTTCCGTCACGCGCAGGGCAAGCCGTACGTCTACCCCGACAACGACCTCTCCTACACGGAGAACTTCCTGTCGATGCTCTTCAAGATGAGCGAGCAGAAGTACAACCCGGACCCGCGCCTGGCCAAGGCCCTCGAAGTGCTGTTCATCCTGCACGCCGACCACGAGCAGAACTGCTCGACCAACGCCGTACGCGCGGTCGGCTCCTCGCAGGTCGATCCCTACTCGGCCGTCAGCTCTGGTGTTGCCGCGCTCTACGGACCGCTGCACGGTGGCGCCAACGAAGCCGTACTCAAGATGCTCAAGCGCATCGGGACGCCCGACAAGATCCCCGCGTTCATCGAGGGCGTCAAGAAGGGTGACGAGAAGCTCATGGGCTTCGGTCACCGCGTCTACAAGAATTTCGACCCCCGCGCCACGATCATCAAGAAGGCCGTCGATGACGTCTTCGAGGTCACCGGCGTCAACCCGCTGCTGGAGATTGCGCAGGAGTTGGAGCGCATCGCGCTCGAGGACGAGTACTTCATCAGCCGCAAGCTCTACCCGAACGTCGACTTCTACTCCGGCCTGATCTACGAGGCGCTGAAGTTCCCGCCTGAGATGTTCACCGTGCTGTTCGCCATCCCTCGTACGGCCGGCTGGCTCGCCCAGTGGCTCGAGTTGGTGGACGACAAGGAGCAGAAGATCGCTCGCCCGAAGCAGATCTACACGGGCGATCGTCAGCTGGAGTTCGTTCCGGCCGCGAAGCGCTGGAGCTAG
- the truA gene encoding tRNA pseudouridine(38-40) synthase TruA, with protein MRLRLDLSYDGANFKGWGVQPGLRTVQGTIETAMATILRLPKNPSLTCAGRTDAGVHARGQVAHVDLDKVDPISLERRLRSLLPEDISLKALTVAADGFDARFAALERRYIYRLTDSPTGPDPLERGTVVRWQRHLDVDAMNSAATHLLGHHDFAAFCRKRKGATTIRTLLDLHTVRNGSMLETTVRADAFCHSMVRSLMGVLVAVGEGRFEPTWAGEVLAHAERNARVTVLPPHGLVLEEVIYPDAAGLAVRAEEARRRRDE; from the coding sequence ATGCGTCTGCGGCTTGATCTCTCGTACGACGGCGCCAACTTCAAGGGCTGGGGCGTCCAACCCGGCCTACGCACGGTCCAGGGCACGATCGAGACCGCGATGGCGACGATCCTGCGTCTGCCCAAGAATCCGTCGCTGACCTGTGCTGGACGCACCGACGCCGGAGTTCATGCTCGCGGTCAGGTGGCTCATGTCGACCTCGACAAGGTCGATCCGATCTCACTTGAGCGACGCCTGAGAAGCCTGCTCCCTGAAGACATCAGCCTGAAGGCGCTGACCGTGGCCGCAGACGGGTTCGACGCCCGGTTCGCGGCTCTCGAGCGGCGCTACATCTACCGCCTCACCGACTCCCCCACCGGCCCAGATCCGCTCGAGCGGGGCACAGTCGTGCGATGGCAACGCCATCTCGACGTGGACGCGATGAACTCCGCCGCGACGCACCTGCTCGGGCATCACGACTTCGCAGCGTTCTGCAGGAAGCGCAAGGGCGCAACCACGATCCGTACGCTGCTCGACCTTCACACCGTCCGCAACGGCTCGATGCTCGAGACAACGGTGCGGGCGGACGCGTTCTGCCACTCGATGGTGCGGTCGCTGATGGGCGTGCTTGTCGCGGTCGGTGAAGGTCGCTTCGAGCCGACCTGGGCTGGCGAAGTGCTCGCCCACGCTGAGCGCAATGCTCGGGTGACGGTCCTCCCGCCACACGGACTGGTGCTCGAAGAGGTCATCTACCCCGATGCGGCTGGCCTGGCCGTCAGGGCCGAAGAGGCTCGTAGGCGGCGTGACGAATGA
- a CDS encoding MmcQ/YjbR family DNA-binding protein: protein MKWEEVVAIATELPEVGESTSYGTPALKVAGKLMGRLRTDSDGSFALKTSDKEALVANDDPAYFTTPHYDGYNYILINLELADADEMAELIDDAWHIAAPAKVRAQRNA, encoded by the coding sequence ATGAAGTGGGAAGAGGTCGTCGCAATTGCGACCGAGCTGCCTGAGGTCGGGGAGTCGACGTCGTACGGCACACCGGCCCTCAAAGTCGCCGGCAAGCTCATGGGGCGCCTGCGTACGGACTCCGATGGATCATTCGCGCTGAAGACCTCTGACAAGGAGGCACTGGTCGCCAATGACGACCCGGCGTACTTCACGACTCCGCACTACGACGGCTACAACTACATCTTGATCAACCTCGAGCTCGCGGACGCTGACGAAATGGCCGAGCTCATCGATGACGCATGGCATATCGCGGCCCCCGCCAAGGTCAGAGCCCAGCGGAACGCATGA
- a CDS encoding endo alpha-1,4 polygalactosaminidase — protein sequence MNTFLAAVAALISIALGLTDVALPPTAGVADYQLGGAYPPADNVEIVTRDRTEQPEAGRYNICYVNAFQTQPGELSFWKSKHPSLLLRHKGKLVIDANWPDEVLLDIRTAAKRRAAADVMGTWFDGCAKDGFNAIEPDNLDSWTRSKGLIKQSEALAFAKQLVARAHGSGLAIAQKNAAEWSSKKIGFDFAVAEECQVYDECGVYTKAYGGHVIEIEYANKPFKTSCAARAGKISIIRRDLDVVPRDDPSYIYRTC from the coding sequence ATGAATACCTTCCTGGCCGCCGTCGCCGCACTCATCTCGATCGCGCTGGGACTCACCGATGTCGCCTTACCGCCGACCGCCGGCGTCGCTGACTATCAGCTCGGAGGCGCGTATCCGCCCGCCGACAACGTCGAAATCGTGACTCGTGACCGGACCGAACAGCCTGAGGCCGGTCGCTACAACATTTGCTACGTCAACGCCTTCCAGACTCAGCCAGGCGAACTCTCCTTCTGGAAGTCCAAGCACCCCTCACTCCTGCTTCGACACAAGGGCAAGTTGGTGATCGACGCCAACTGGCCTGACGAGGTATTGCTCGACATCCGCACCGCTGCCAAGCGTCGAGCGGCCGCCGATGTCATGGGCACATGGTTCGACGGATGCGCCAAGGACGGGTTCAATGCCATCGAACCGGACAACCTCGATTCGTGGACCCGCTCCAAAGGTCTGATCAAGCAGTCCGAAGCACTCGCATTCGCCAAGCAACTCGTGGCTCGCGCCCACGGGAGTGGGCTCGCGATTGCCCAGAAGAACGCCGCCGAGTGGTCCAGCAAGAAGATCGGCTTCGACTTCGCCGTGGCAGAGGAGTGCCAGGTGTACGACGAGTGCGGGGTCTACACCAAGGCGTACGGCGGTCACGTCATAGAGATCGAGTACGCCAACAAGCCGTTCAAGACGTCCTGCGCTGCGCGCGCCGGCAAGATCTCGATCATCCGCCGCGACCTCGATGTCGTACCGCGCGACGACCCCTCGTACATCTATCGGACGTGCTGA
- a CDS encoding methyltransferase: protein MTDHYFSGQPGSEDRRREITTRIWDREMTFTTSSGVFAQEGLDKATAVFLQHSTPPSGGTILDLGCGWGPIACAIATAAPDATVWAVDTNERALDLTRTNAERLGVAVHAALPESVPADLVFDEIWSNPPIRIGKAPLHELLLQWLPRLSPDGSAHLVVAKNLGADSLQAWLGDQGWPTERLASAKGFRILRVTRP from the coding sequence GTGACGGACCACTACTTCAGCGGGCAGCCAGGCTCTGAGGACCGGCGTCGCGAGATCACCACTCGCATCTGGGACCGCGAGATGACCTTCACAACCTCCAGTGGCGTCTTCGCCCAGGAGGGCCTCGACAAGGCCACTGCGGTCTTCCTGCAGCACAGCACGCCGCCGAGCGGCGGCACAATCCTCGACCTCGGCTGTGGCTGGGGACCCATCGCTTGCGCCATCGCAACTGCAGCACCGGACGCGACCGTATGGGCCGTCGACACGAACGAGCGCGCGCTCGACCTCACGCGTACGAACGCAGAGCGGCTCGGCGTCGCGGTGCACGCTGCGCTGCCCGAGAGCGTCCCGGCCGACCTCGTGTTCGACGAGATCTGGTCCAACCCTCCGATCCGCATCGGCAAGGCGCCACTCCACGAGCTGCTGCTGCAGTGGCTCCCGCGCCTTTCACCAGATGGCTCGGCTCACCTGGTGGTCGCCAAGAATCTCGGCGCAGATTCACTGCAGGCGTGGCTGGGAGACCAAGGGTGGCCCACCGAACGACTGGCCAGCGCAAAAGGCTTCCGGATCCTACGAGTGACTCGGCCCTAG
- a CDS encoding DM13 domain-containing protein has product MKRLILAVVAVALVGAAFVFEPWTGFTNKTIDEPVPTRSAPTPTSTEILPMEMARGTFVSQEHDTSGAAQILRLADGSLTLRLEGFETTNGPDLHVWLSDRAAGGSWFKYDEGNRIELGELKANKGNHNYAIPADADLDDIKSVVIWCKRFRVAFGSAALEI; this is encoded by the coding sequence ATGAAGCGGTTGATTCTCGCGGTCGTTGCGGTGGCGCTGGTCGGCGCCGCATTTGTCTTCGAGCCATGGACGGGCTTCACCAACAAGACGATTGACGAACCCGTGCCGACCCGTTCTGCTCCGACGCCAACTTCGACCGAGATCCTGCCGATGGAGATGGCACGCGGCACGTTCGTCAGCCAGGAGCACGACACCTCGGGTGCTGCCCAGATCCTTCGACTGGCCGATGGGTCGCTGACCCTGCGCCTCGAGGGCTTCGAGACAACGAACGGGCCCGATCTGCACGTGTGGCTGTCCGATCGCGCTGCCGGCGGAAGCTGGTTCAAGTACGACGAGGGCAACCGCATCGAGCTGGGGGAGCTCAAGGCCAACAAGGGCAACCACAACTACGCGATTCCCGCCGATGCCGACCTCGACGACATCAAGAGCGTTGTGATCTGGTGCAAGCGATTCCGCGTTGCGTTCGGCTCAGCGGCTCTGGAGATCTAG
- the rplQ gene encoding 50S ribosomal protein L17: MPTPTKGPRLGGSPAHQRLILANLAQNLFEHGKITTTEAKARRLRPYAESLISKAKNDTVANRRQVVKVIRDKSILHTLFTEIGPAMATRPGGYTRITKVAPRKGDNAPMAVIEIVEAKTFAAQNQAPKKPKPEPKAAAPVEAPAEEAEVVEADVVDEAPVEEVAVEAEAPAEAEVVAEAEVAEEAPAEEAAEDDAK, from the coding sequence ATGCCTACGCCCACCAAGGGACCCCGCCTCGGCGGCAGCCCAGCGCACCAGCGGCTGATCCTTGCCAACCTTGCTCAGAACCTGTTCGAGCACGGCAAGATCACGACGACTGAGGCCAAGGCGCGTCGTCTGCGTCCGTACGCGGAGTCGCTCATCTCGAAGGCCAAGAACGACACGGTGGCCAACCGCCGCCAGGTCGTGAAGGTCATTCGTGACAAGAGCATCCTGCACACGCTGTTCACCGAGATCGGTCCCGCCATGGCGACCCGTCCCGGCGGATACACGCGCATCACGAAGGTCGCGCCGCGCAAGGGCGACAACGCCCCCATGGCCGTCATCGAGATCGTTGAAGCCAAGACGTTCGCCGCTCAGAACCAGGCCCCCAAGAAGCCCAAGCCCGAACCGAAGGCAGCTGCCCCGGTTGAGGCTCCGGCTGAAGAGGCTGAGGTTGTCGAAGCAGACGTCGTCGACGAAGCACCTGTCGAAGAGGTCGCAGTCGAGGCTGAGGCTCCGGCAGAGGCCGAAGTCGTTGCTGAGGCTGAGGTCGCCGAGGAAGCTCCCGCTGAGGAAGCTGCCGAGGACGACGCCAAGTAG